The sequence TGGCAAAAAAGAAAAATTACTATCTAATAAAAAGAAAAAAGTAAAGAAAGAAACGCTACATTCGTCTTTCCATACGTCTTAAAATTACTTTATCGCCTATGGCATCAACCATGTCCATAGAAATAACTCTTTCTTCACCCATACCTAGTTTTCCTGAGATAGTGCCTTCTTTTGCTATAATGCCTGTCACCATTTTGTTTGTTACATCTATTTCTAAATCATCAACTACGCCGACTGTATCTCCGTTTGAATCAACAATATCCTTTCCAGATAAATCTTTTGCATGCATTCTATCACCTTTGTTTTTTAAATCAAGCCCAAGATTAAAATTATCTTTGAACTTGGCAATGGCCGGAAGATAACTCTGCCTGGTGGGGCCATTACAATAGTATAATTAAATCAGGCGTTAATACATTTTATAAAATAAATATTATATAATTTGCTATTTTGTAATTTCAAGCTGGTTTGAAATCCAAGCTATTTAGAAGTAGAAAAATTTGATAAAGATATATGATTTTAAAAGGGAATTGAGGGAGAATGTTGCACAACTGAAATTATTTATTTTAACTAACAGCCCAGATCATCACGCCGTATGGATCTATTATTTTACCCTCTTTATGTAAAAGCTTGAATTTACTTAAAGCTGCACCCTTTGTAAGATATAATCTTGTAAACATGGAATCTTCAAGTTCTTTATTTAACATAACAGCAAGATAAATATTATTTTCTTTTACTAAGATTATACTAAATGAGCTAGAATTAGAAACGATCTTATTCATTGAGACATTACCGTTTTGAACCATAATTAACTTATGAGGCTCCAGTATGTGTATCTGGTTATTTTGCTCATATTGAAAGCCTGCAACTACTTTTGATCCGTTTATCTGTGCAACAATACCGTTTTGAGCTGAAATTACTGTTGTGCCATTAACCTGCCTGGAAGCCGCTTGTTGAGCAGAATAACTGTAGCCTTTTCCTGTGTTATTTTGGAAGTTCCAGCTCCCAAAGTAGGACCACCAGTATGATTTTGAAAGGAGGTACATGTTATTTAATAACAGGACATGTGGTGATGGTTTAGCTGGATGAGTGTATTTTAGCACATTTTGGGCTTGATCAGGAGTTAAGTTATAATCTTTTGTGAGTATATCTTGGGCAGCCGGTTTATCAGCAGGTAAAATTTTATCCAGTATTTCAACACTTTTACCTGTATTTCCTGTATAATTTTCAAGGGTTAAATAGCCATCATCACCACTTGAAGTCAGCATTCTGAGTATTCCTGCAGATAAATTCTCATTATTTGTTAGCAGTGCCTTTCCAACCCAGTAGGCACGAGGTGTGTTTTGAGACCCCCCATCAAAGGTAACAGGCCTATCTGCCACTGCAGTAAAAAAGTGGCCGAAGTCCCACCATGAAGTTATAACTGTATTTTGGGGTGTGTTACCTTTAATCCACGTTAGTGAATTGTACATTGAATCATCAACATTGGGATATATTGAATTTGAAAATATATATGCTGAAGATAGGGGAGCATATGCTACAAGTGCAATTAATATCAGGGCGGCTATTGTACAGTACCTCTTATTTTGAATATTTTTTGCAAAATAAGGCGTCATTAATCCTACAAACACTCCTGCACCTAATGTTATTGGTATTGAGAATTGTTCAATGAATCTTGACCCCTGTGTTAAAGCAAAACCCATGATCAAAATCCAGATTGTAAACAAAATTGCATATAATAAATAATTCTTTTTATTTTTAATTAAATGGGGATTTACTGTATTCTTTTTCTCTGTACTATTTTCGTTTATTTTTATTTTTTTCTGGGTATTTCTTTTATTTTTAGGGATGTTTTCCACTTTTTTAGCTTTCTCTGGTTTTAATTTCCATATAAGCCATGGAATGCTTAAAATGCCGAATATGAATGGTATGATACCGCCTAATTTTCCTAGAATTTCTGTAATGGTTGGTATTTTAAGTTCATCCACGGATACGTATACGTTTGGATAACTGGTAATTTGGAGAGATGTATGTAGCTGTGAATTACCAGCAGATCTTGTCAAAGTATCTATAAGTCCGGGAAGCCCAAAATAAACACTTAATAATGTAATGCTTAAAATTACAAACGTAATTAATGAAAAGAGTGCGGGCTGACGCATAATATATTTGACTTTATCGAAATAGTAATTAAATGATTTAATGTTTTCCATTTCAAACATGTAATTTGAAATCAGGAGATATACAAAGGCTGTCCCAACTAGCAAATAGAAAATGTACCACCAACCTTCCCAGGCCATAGAATAAACAAGCAGAAAAACCGCTGATAATGATACATAGGCTGATCTGGTTTTAATATTACTTTCAGTGATACTTGCAGTAAAAAATCCTACAATTAAGATTGGAAAGAGCATGTTGAACATGTCAGTATCAAAGAATCCTGCAAATGTGTGGGTAAAATATGCTGGGACTGTACCA is a genomic window of Methanobacterium veterum containing:
- a CDS encoding PRC-barrel domain-containing protein; the protein is MHAKDLSGKDIVDSNGDTVGVVDDLEIDVTNKMVTGIIAKEGTISGKLGMGEERVISMDMVDAIGDKVILRRMERRM
- a CDS encoding STT3 domain-containing protein yields the protein MNIRWNLSKFKPLIIIILVFILAFSLRIQSAYLPGVSGEVKPNFQDQNGLPYFSEMDSYYNYRMTYDYLDHNYLGDTVLGGSPWDLHSYYPSGRPAAYPPLIVYITVFIYELVNSFVNAPLNEIAIWLAPFIASLAVVPAYLFVRKLTNEYGGIAAGILVGTVPAYFTHTFAGFFDTDMFNMLFPILIVGFFTASITESNIKTRSAYVSLSAVFLLVYSMAWEGWWYIFYLLVGTAFVYLLISNYMFEMENIKSFNYYFDKVKYIMRQPALFSLITFVILSITLLSVYFGLPGLIDTLTRSAGNSQLHTSLQITSYPNVYVSVDELKIPTITEILGKLGGIIPFIFGILSIPWLIWKLKPEKAKKVENIPKNKRNTQKKIKINENSTEKKNTVNPHLIKNKKNYLLYAILFTIWILIMGFALTQGSRFIEQFSIPITLGAGVFVGLMTPYFAKNIQNKRYCTIAALILIALVAYAPLSSAYIFSNSIYPNVDDSMYNSLTWIKGNTPQNTVITSWWDFGHFFTAVADRPVTFDGGSQNTPRAYWVGKALLTNNENLSAGILRMLTSSGDDGYLTLENYTGNTGKSVEILDKILPADKPAAQDILTKDYNLTPDQAQNVLKYTHPAKPSPHVLLLNNMYLLSKSYWWSYFGSWNFQNNTGKGYSYSAQQAASRQVNGTTVISAQNGIVAQINGSKVVAGFQYEQNNQIHILEPHKLIMVQNGNVSMNKIVSNSSSFSIILVKENNIYLAVMLNKELEDSMFTRLYLTKGAALSKFKLLHKEGKIIDPYGVMIWAVS